TTGTAGCCACAGGGTCCGCTACGACCGACCCGTGGGGCTTCGAGGTCGGGCCACGGTGAGATGGGCTCTAGGATTGAGCATTCGGGGCATGTATCGATGCCGGCCTAGATCGTTAGATAACGCTTTGAGTATGAATGGACCAAGCTCACTTCGAATCCAAGTCGGGTGCGACTTGCTGGGATGGTCAGGTATCCATGTCCATACACCGAAGTGACAAGACTGGCAGTCAACAGAGTAGAGTAGATCATTATGGCGTTCAATATAGAATCAAGCAATGCGGAATATCTCTAGAGCTCTAGAGAACAGCAAAAGCGTATGCTGAAATCAACCTCTTCCACGACTGACGCCCTCCTTCTTATAGAATTTTTCCCTCAGAGGCGCTGTCCCCTGGACGTAAGCCATTGTCCACATTTGTCGAAGAACATACAAGAGACCGGGGTATTCTTCAAGCATGGGGGTgagtttaatttattttacCTCCCGATAAATGCCCGCGCGCAACAAATCCGGGGAAATCTAATCAATCGCTTAATCCCCCGGCCTATCAAATCATTTTTCGCAAAGACATTATGAAACGTTAGCCCTGTTGCCCCTTGGTGAAGTCATCTCGGACCGACATGTGGCCAGTCGGGGATAATGAACCAACAGTGAAAGGCCAGCCTTGTCGATCACTGCTATTTAATTAAAGGTTAAGCGATGTACGACTACCGACGGCTGTTGCGGCCAGAAAGTAGGAAATCATGTAGCCATCTAAGACTAGCAGCTACCAATATGGCAGTACCGCCAGCTATTCATTCAGCAGCATCTACTTTCGCGGTCGTTGAATAGCCTACATAAGAACCCATCTCCAGGAACCACTCACATAAAAACCAACACCATACGGCTGCGTGCTATAAGTAGCCCGTCGTAGAGGTACTGGCGGACCCTCGGAAATTGAATCCGAGCTGTTGTTTCTATTGGGCCTTCTGGTTCACTCTGAGAAATTGACAGGGAATGCCTGTTTTATGACCTTCAACTCGAATAACTACAGATCACCCCGATGCCCCAGAGGAACACGACACCCCCAGCTCTGAAGGTGTATTGGCGCAGAGCACCTCACCATCACCCGACGCTGCCTCAACCGTGTAGTCCACAACAGAAACGTCACACTCGCCATCCGCACCGCAATTCAAGTTCCCAGTTACAGGACCATACTTATCGTTGGTCGTGCCACTAAACCCCTGGAATGTAATTCCCGAGAGGACTGCATTCCCGGGATTACTCGTGCAAtattcctcgtcctcgccataGCAGCTTTGGATCTGGATTGCGTACTCGCAGTCCTTCACGACGACATCCTTCCATGTAACATTCTTCACACTGCTCAGTCCGTGGTCGCCACCGCTGGGATACGTCTTTATTCCCGCGGCTTtggttgaggatatcatcgTTGCACCCTCGACCCAGACATTGCTGACCGTATCGTCGCTGCTTTTGCCTAAAGATCCGACGGACAGACCATGAGATCCCGTGCAGGTGATATCGGTAACGGTAAGGTAGTCGCAGCCAGGCTTGAAGGCGATGcagtcgtcgtcgttgacaACGGTCGTGTTTGAGATAGTGACATACGTGCTTTCCCCAATGTCAAACCCATCTGTGTTCTTGGGTTCGTTATCAGATGTGGATTCCGCGTTGAGTGTTAGATCCGTGAATGCAGCATTCGTCGTCCCTTCTTTGACAGAGACAAAGACATTGGGGGGGTTTTTCTGGAGCAGGTTCGACACTTTGATGTTGCTCCCGCCGGTTATATACAGAAGTGTCGGACGTTCATAGCTTTCGTCCTCGGCGAAAAGATCCCACCTGCAGGGCCCATAATTAGTCTTTCCAAACTCACAATTTCAAAACAAAGAGGGTCTTACGAAGCCTGTCCATTCCCATCAATCACACCCGACCCCGTGAGGGAATGCATAGTCAATCCCTCAACATCCTTCACATTGATCATAGCCGTCTCCCCATTCCAGTAGTCCGTATCGTCCGAGAACAGGAGCGTCCCCTCTATCTGAAACTGGCAGCCGGAGCACCCATCCAGATCGAGCGCGGTGTTCAGGTAGTAGGTTGACCCTTCTGGGATGACAATTGTCCCGCCATTGCCGCATGATGAGATTGCTTCCACGATGGCCGGGACATCATCGGTGCTGGGGGAGCCCCCTGCTGTTGGGGTGCAGGCGGCATCTGCTCGTTGGACAGGGGAGGGGACGCCCAAGTTATCCCTGCTAATAAAAGTAACGCAGTAGTTTTGAATGTCATGATTGTAGCGCGAATCTTGTTGGCCTGGCTGACATTCACACTGGAAGAGAGTGCGATATAAGTACATCCCAACACCAAGCTCTTCTTGGGTCCGCAGGAACAAATCCAAGCCTTTTTATCCACGCGAGGACGAACATACTTTTTTGACGAATTATTTGAATTATTTTTAGCCTAAAACGCAAACTAAACAAGTCTTGTTTCAAGGCTGCGGAGTTTCCGCACGTGTGGCGGATTCTGCAGAGTCCAAATGTTCCTATTGCAGGAATTATTATTCATGTCAGTTGTAACAGGTTTGGCACAGCCGGCCCGGACTGGACATTTTTCCTGTCAGTACAGGGCAGACAAAGTTATTCCACTGGAAATGCAGCTACATTTCTTTACTATACTTATATGGGGGCATGTCCATCCCCACCTCGCTCCACCGCAGCCGAGATACCATCAAAACATAATCTAACGTATCACCCATTTAGCAGAAATATCCAGCCCTATTCAGTATGACTcttctccaccatctcccgATCCTAGGCCTAGCAACCGCAGCCCTGTCCGCACCACATACCCCCAAACACGCGCCAAGAGCTTCGATCCCATCAGACTGTCTCACAGTCGGCGGAGGCGGAACATACTCAACAATCGCTGACGCAGTCGCCGCACTAAGCTCTTCCAATTCCGAGGcctgcatctccatcgcaGCCGGGACGTACGAGGAACAACTAACCTTCGAATATGGCGGGCCATTAACCCTCTACGGCGAGACAACAGACTCAAGCAGCTATAATGGGAACACGGTCACTATAACCCATACAATGACGTCCACTGAAGCCGGGAGCCTGGTGGCCAGTGCGACCGTCAACGTCGCTATGGATGACTTTGCCATGTACAATATCAACGTTGTGAATGGGTATGGGAAGGGGACTCAGGCTGTTGCGTATGTATCCTCCTCATTCATTTTACTACCGGCTTCACAAGATATTAATGGAGCTTAGACTGGCAGCTAGTGGAGAACGTCAGGGCTACTACGGCTGCCAGTTCATCGGGTACCAAGACACGCTCTACGCACGCGAGGGGATCCAGTACTACTCTAATTCCTACATCGAAGGTATCTCTTCCCTGTCTCTCCTTTATTCATGTCTAGACCACGCTAAGAGAACCAGGTGCAACGGACTACATCTTCGGCGACGCCAGCTCGTGGTACGAGAACTGCGACATCGTCTCCTCAGGCAAGGGGTACATAACCGCGATGAGCCGGGAAACAGACACCGACCCCTCATGGTACTGTTTCAACAACTGCAATATCTCCGGGAAATCCGGGACAGATCTCGCGGAACAGGTGTACCTCGGTCGACCGTGGCGGGTGTTTGCGCGGGTGATATACCAGAACTCGCAGCTTAGCGGGATTATCCACCCCGATGGgtggacgacgatggcggaGGGGGCGACGCCACTGTATTATGAGATTGGGAATACGGGGGATGGGGCTGATACGTCGGAGAGGAAGTACACGACTGAGATTGGGGCGGCGGTGGATAGGGATACGGTGTTGGGGAGTGGGTGGGGGGATTGGGTTGATGGGGATTATTGAGGTTGTTTCTTGATATTATCCGTCTCAGTATTTTTAAACTGTATGCCTCTAAGATGGAATACTTGGATAGTATGTTGCGCCCAGGGATGTTGTTAGGGCTTCTACAATCACGTTGTTCAATCCAACCCCCGCTGACGTCTCCTTCCCCGCCCCTCTTTAACAACGAAACAATTCCACTTCCGATTTAGTGTTCGATCATGGGGCTAGCTGAACTGCCACTCGAACTGTTAAACCGCATGCTGCAGTGTCTCCGGGGTGATATTTCCTCTCTCCGATCAGCCCTCTTGGTCAACAAAACGTGGGCCGCCGAGGCAGTCCGCGTGCTATGGGAAACCCCGCCACCACAAGGCCTCGCAGAGATCAATGATATAGACAGACGGCAATTCTACGCGCGATATGTCCGCGAGTTGGAAATGAACGGCGATGAGTGGGTGCATCACAACGACTTCCACGCGTTGGAATTTCCGCGTCTCCGATCTGTTTTGATTGATGCTACCTATACGGGCCGGGACGGAGAACAGGAGGAAGTGTGGATCGGCCAGTATATCCAGCCGGCATTGGAGGATTTCACATGCTATGCTACTGCGCCGGCTGGGTACGAAGATgtgcttcagcttctgggGACACGGTGTCCACGACTGGCGAGTGTTATTATTGGTTGTGCGCTTGAAGGGTTGAATTCCGCTTCTCTATGCGGATTTATTGACAGATGCAAGTCTCTACGCTCGTTTGGTGTGGTCGATGGTAAGACAGCGCCGATTGATGACCGGGTTCTTTCCACTCTTGCCTCTCATGATGGGCTCGAGGAGTTAGAAGTGGAGCCGTTTGTCAAGCACGATATGTTTGTGAATACATTTCAACATGTCGATCGCCCGTTCAAGGGTATCCAACAGCTGCAGGTTCATATAGAGCCAAAGACTGTACCCCTTCTCGTCCCGACCATAAAAAACattcgtcttctttccctcacCCTGGTGAACGGCGAAATAAGCCCATGGCTGCACCTCAGTGCGCTGACCAATCTTCGAGACCTTGTTATTATGTACGAAGACTCGGCAGAGCTAAGTTCCAATGATTTCCGGGGCGTTAAAGGCCTGAACCTACATCGGCTGGTTGTCCGTAGTATCCATGGAGACCTCACAGCTCCGACGTTGACGGACGACGAGTTTATCCCAGTGATCGAGACTCAGCCGGCACTGGGAGAAATAGACCTCGAGATCCACGCTAGCCTGACCGTTCTATCATTCATATCCCTCGGACGCAAGTGCCGCTACCTGCGGGATTGTGGTATTTATGGCACCTATGACCTGTCTCTCTTACTAGATATTGATCCATCTCCGCCTCTGTTTCCATGTTTGGAGCAGCTCACACTCGGCACAATAGCTGAAATACGTGCAACGCCGTTGTAAGCCAATGCCATTCTCCGCGAGACAATTACCCGCTAACAAAACCAGACCGGGGTCCAATTCAACACCGGACAAAGCGAAGTTTCTCGCTCGGGCTACCCTTAGCCATGCGCCAAACCTGGAGGACCTCTGTCTGCTGGACGAGCGAGATGACTTTTTAGCGGCAATGGTGGCGGTCGTTGAGGAACGGGCAGAGTCACTGTATGTTCCATGCACCATCTAGACGCCGGGACACTAACCCTTCTCTATTAGGCTTGACTCATCATGATCCGCGTCGTCCTTTGGATGGTAAACACTCCGAGTGCTTAAGTCATGTCCCCCAACTTACGTTCGGTCTCCTATATACCATATTCATTGTCGCAGCGGTAGGGATGTGCGAATAGAGTGTTAGATAATGCTATCATTGCAAGGAGCCAAAGGGAGAAAGGTCTGGGGCGTATTTATATAATGTTGCTAACCCGCCACGCCTTCCCTGCTACTAGGTCTAGGTATCGGTTTATCTCACCTTAATCAAGACTCCATCGCCCCTTCCTTTTACTTGCAAATCTGTCCGTGCCTTCCGAAGCGGGAGAGCAAACACTACCGTACTCCCGTCAAGGGGAAAGAGCGACGGGCAACATTACTTTGCTCTTTCCCCATTGAGGCACTGtccattgcaccttcctgGCGTAGACAGAGCGACGGGCATAGGGCTCCGTCCTTGAATGCCCTAACCCGTGGGGTGAGCAACATCAAATACAAGGAACCAGGCACGAGTCAGGGCTGTGGGAGGGATCTTGGGGGCGTTGCATCGAGAGCACAAGACCATCCACACACGTTTCCCAGTCCAGCACTCTAATTGGATCCGGATGGATCGCGAATCCATCGTGTCGCTGACGCGCGCCGTCCCACTGATATAGCGGCTTGGCCTCCCACTGCGCCAAGAATCTCCCAAGGGGGATGGACTGCACGTGGGACAGAGCTCTTCTTGGAGAGGTCTTCGATAACGTTCTATATCTTCTAGAGTACTATGGGGCGTGATTCCCGGAGATTTAAATCTGGGTGATCCCCGTCCTGATGATAGACCTGTCAACGACCCTGCGCATTCACAATGATCAGCAAGAGCTTCGCCTGGGCTTTGCTGCCCGCCCTTGTGGTTTCAGCAGCTGTTAACCCCTCTGGATCGACATTCGACTACGACGCTCTTAGTCTGCGGACCGTCGGTGCCCCAAATACCCTGGTATGTTTGCTCCCGGTATACGCCCTGAACCCTACTAACACTACCAGGAATGGCGCGTCTGGCTCGAGAAAAACGGTGAGCCGATCTCCTTCTGGCACGACGTCCCCCTCTACCCCGAAAACTCCGACAAGCAAATCGTCAACTTCGTCGTCGAGATCCCACGCGGGACAGACGGCAAGATCGAAATCCGGCGTCCGGAGCCACTCAACCCCATCTTCCATGACGATAAGAATGATGCTCCCCGTTTTGTCGAGAGTGTTTGGCCATTCAACTCGTATCCATTCCTGTACGGATCTATCCCACAAACATGGGAGAGTCCGAACTTCAACCACAGCTTCACCAATGTGCCTGGTGACAATGATCCCATGGACCTGTTTGATATCGGTCAGGACCCTGGATACACCGGCCAAGTAAAGCAGGTGAAGATCCTTGGTGCGCTTGCGCTgaatgatggtggtgagACGGATTGGAAGGTTTTGGGTATCGATGTTGAGGATCCCATTGCTCCTTTGGTTGACAGTGTGTTCTATATCCTCGCCCTCACGGTTTGCAAAGATATCTAACAATATGTAGACTTCAAAGACGTCGAGAAGTACCGCCCTGGTTTGATCAAGTCCTACTACGACTGGTTTACTGTACATCTCCTTCACCGTTTACTATCACGCAAAGCTGACCAAAACAGTACTACAAGGTCGCCCGCGGCGACGACCTAATACCCATAACGGGCGACAGATATGTCAACGCCACATTCGCAACAACCAAGGTAGAGGAAAGTCACAGCTTCTGGCTCGACCTGATCAAGGGCAAGGTCGACGCCAACGAAATCAACTACAACCAGACCTCCCGGCCAGATATTCCTCACAGTTTCGTGTCCAAGAACACCACCACCCGTCGATTTGACATTCCTGCCCAGTCTGATGAGAAGCCTGCTGCGCCTAAGCCTGCCCGGTATGACCAGTGGTTTTACCTCGATGAGGATTTCAAACTTATTGAGGAGAATGTTGTTGAGTAAGAGCTTTTATTTGGTCTTGCTGGAGGACCTCCTCCCTAGTACATAGTGTATACATACTtcaattaatataatttcaAGAATGTATATAGATTTCGACTGGCTTTACCCTGCCTAGTGCTACGGTTGGTGCTTGTATAATTTGTACCCATTATCACAACAACATAGTATAGCCATTACCATTCTAGATTCGTAGGCGCAATTTACATCTGACTCGACATGCCATTTGGCCATCCATTCACTCAAGAAACAATCATTCCCGCACTCTCCACAGCCTTTCCGCAATTTGTTCCATGTCCTGCTGGGATATAACAAGATCCGTCTCCCGTTCATTTCGCGTTTCGCGAAGAAACATATCCGAAAACCGTATAACCAAGGGCATTCCAGTTGCAACAGGCCGCCCAgactcctccacctccataCACTGCACAACGCGTGGTACAACCCCCGGCCACCTCTGACATTGCGAACCATCACCACACGCAACTCCAACGTTCAAATCCGGTCTCCATTGCTCAATACACAGTCTCGGCCTGCTCCCTTCCTGCTCAATCTCAAGTATAATAACCACCTTCACCTGCCCCCCAGATTACCGTAACCACCACTCCATTTCAGTACGCAGTCTTTCATAACAATATCCCACTTCAAGAACCACACTCGGCCACTTCCAATTCCTTCCCTCTACCACCGCTACTGGAATCCAGGACTCACTCGGCTCCTTGCTATACGGAGGATCCACACATAACGTCGCCCCGAGCGCATCCAACTCGTCCTCCAAGCCCCGCTCCGCTAAATATCTgtggaaaacaaaaaatgTTTGCCTCTTTGCCATCTCCCCAACCAGGGACGGGACTCTGAGGATGAGGTTCTGCAGACCCTCGTGGTAGAAGATCAGGTCTCCCTTGCCGATAAGGTCGCGGTCGTCTAGCTCGGAGGTGATTATCGAGGGGGGTACGTTATTTATGACGACGTATTCATGGGTGTATTCGACAGTGGAACTGATTCTGCTGTCgggttgttgcggttggGTGTTTAGGATTCGCTTTATTGCCCTGGGGCTGGTGTTTGTTTCTTCGGGGGTGTCTGGGGGGAGATCGCGCAGGAAGAGTTCGAAGTGGGGATCTACTGGCAAAGTGGTACCAGCTGGTATTTCTGCCATGGCTGCTTGTTTTTCTGGAGGGTATAGAGATTGCGAGTGTATGTAGAAGATTTGCTATTTGTGATGTAATGGTACTCCTGGTGCGGATTAACTTGCAACCTACTTATTTACTATGTGCAACCTTATATTCAAACCTTACGTAGACCTCGTCCAGCGTATGATACTATCAGAGGCTACTCCCATTCTTGATCAGGACACTATGTGCAATGCCTATCCCATCCAGCTGCTGAACCTAGCGTCACTCCGGGTTTGTTATTGACAGCCAGGTTAACCAGAGTGCTTTCTATTGTTCATATTAGTAGTGTACCCTATGCAAGAACCTGACTGAATGATTTAGAGTCTCACTAACCATTAAACCTGAACTGCGGCCACCCGTACCGACTAAGGCCATGTTGCGGGTCTTTTGCAAAAGCAACCCAGGCACCTGGAAAACAAAGGGCAATCAGATATTGCACATATTCCTCATATCAGGCTACTTTAGGACTTCCGTACCTTGAATATATTTACTGACAGCGATCTCGTTCGCTCCAGGGCGGGGTTGCAGGTGTGTCAAGTTATACGTCCCGAACAGAATCGGCACCTCAGCTATCACAACCAGCAGGTTAGAACCAGACTTAGTTCCTTGAGAGGTTGATACGTACAAGTATGGTATGCGCCCAGCCAGGGCGTTGGGCTGAGGTTTGTGAAGTTACCGTGGTAGACGTACCTCCACGTTGGAATGTGCTGCTGGAGTCGGAGGCTAGGGTTCATTAGCAAGGGAAAGGAATACAGCAGCCGCCGATGAGAAGGGAAAGCTCACTCAACAGCCTCTCGAAGAGGACAGCTGAAGCTATTATACACGGTGTCGAACATCTGGGTCTCGTTGATGGAGGACTGGTTCAGCGGTATTACGGCCGACCACTCTCGCGCGTTTATTCCT
Above is a window of Aspergillus puulaauensis MK2 DNA, chromosome 2, nearly complete sequence DNA encoding:
- the pmeA gene encoding putative pectin methylesterase (CAZy:CE8;~COG:G;~EggNog:ENOG410PHJI;~InterPro:IPR000070,IPR033131,IPR011050,IPR012334;~PFAM:PF01095;~SECRETED:SignalP(1-18);~go_function: GO:0030599 - pectinesterase activity [Evidence IEA];~go_process: GO:0042545 - cell wall modification [Evidence IEA]), which translates into the protein MTLLHHLPILGLATAALSAPHTPKHAPRASIPSDCLTVGGGGTYSTIADAVAALSSSNSEACISIAAGTYEEQLTFEYGGPLTLYGETTDSSSYNGNTVTITHTMTSTEAGSLVASATVNVAMDDFAMYNINVVNGYGKGTQAVALAASGERQGYYGCQFIGYQDTLYAREGIQYYSNSYIEGATDYIFGDASSWYENCDIVSSGKGYITAMSRETDTDPSWYCFNNCNISGKSGTDLAEQVYLGRPWRVFARVIYQNSQLSGIIHPDGWTTMAEGATPLYYEIGNTGDGADTSERKYTTEIGAAVDRDTVLGSGWGDWVDGDY
- a CDS encoding uncharacterized protein (InterPro:IPR032675), which codes for MGLAELPLELLNRMLQCLRGDISSLRSALLVNKTWAAEAVRVLWETPPPQGLAEINDIDRRQFYARYVRELEMNGDEWVHHNDFHALEFPRLRSVLIDATYTGRDGEQEEVWIGQYIQPALEDFTCYATAPAGYEDVLQLLGTRCPRLASVIIGCALEGLNSASLCGFIDRCKSLRSFGVVDGKTAPIDDRVLSTLASHDGLEELEVEPFVKHDMFVNTFQHVDRPFKGIQQLQVHIEPKTVPLLVPTIKNIRLLSLTLVNGEISPWLHLSALTNLRDLVIMYEDSAELSSNDFRGVKGLNLHRLVVRSIHGDLTAPTLTDDEFIPVIETQPALGEIDLEIHASLTVLSFISLGRKCRYLRDCGIYGTYDLSLLLDIDPSPPLFPCLEQLTLGTIAEIRATPLPGSNSTPDKAKFLARATLSHAPNLEDLCLLDERDDFLAAMVAVVEERAESLLDSS
- a CDS encoding putative extracellular exo-polygalacturonase (CAZy:GH28;~COG:G;~EggNog:ENOG410PKB6;~InterPro:IPR000743,IPR012334,IPR011050;~PFAM:PF00295;~go_function: GO:0004650 - polygalacturonase activity [Evidence IEA];~go_process: GO:0005975 - carbohydrate metabolic process [Evidence IEA]); the protein is MYLYRTLFQCECQPGQQDSRYNHDIQNYCVTFISRDNLGVPSPVQRADAACTPTAGGSPSTDDVPAIVEAISSCGNGGTIVIPEGSTYYLNTALDLDGCSGCQFQIEGTLLFSDDTDYWNGETAMINVKDVEGLTMHSLTGSGVIDGNGQASWDLFAEDESYERPTLLYITGGSNIKVSNLLQKNPPNVFVSVKEGTTNAAFTDLTLNAESTSDNEPKNTDGFDIGESTYVTISNTTVVNDDDCIAFKPGCDYLTVTDITCTGSHGLSVGSLGKSSDDTVSNVWVEGATMISSTKAAGIKTYPSGGDHGLSSVKNVTWKDVVVKDCEYAIQIQSCYGEDEEYCTSNPGNAVLSGITFQGFSGTTNDKYGPVTGNLNCGADGECDVSVVDYTVEAASGDGEVLCANTPSELGVSCSSGASG
- a CDS encoding uncharacterized protein (COG:C;~EggNog:ENOG410PVEP;~InterPro:IPR008162,IPR036649;~PFAM:PF00719;~SECRETED:SignalP(1-18);~go_component: GO:0005737 - cytoplasm [Evidence IEA];~go_function: GO:0000287 - magnesium ion binding [Evidence IEA];~go_function: GO:0004427 - inorganic diphosphatase activity [Evidence IEA];~go_process: GO:0006796 - phosphate-containing compound metabolic process [Evidence IEA]), whose translation is MISKSFAWALLPALVVSAAVNPSGSTFDYDALSLRTVGAPNTLEWRVWLEKNGEPISFWHDVPLYPENSDKQIVNFVVEIPRGTDGKIEIRRPEPLNPIFHDDKNDAPRFVESVWPFNSYPFLYGSIPQTWESPNFNHSFTNVPGDNDPMDLFDIGQDPGYTGQVKQVKILGALALNDGGETDWKVLGIDVEDPIAPLVDNFKDVEKYRPGLIKSYYDWFTYYKVARGDDLIPITGDRYVNATFATTKVEESHSFWLDLIKGKVDANEINYNQTSRPDIPHSFVSKNTTTRRFDIPAQSDEKPAAPKPARYDQWFYLDEDFKLIEENVVE